GCTGTCAATTTGTTTGGTAACGATGCGACTGGGAAGAAAAATTAACATTATCAGATTAAttctaaaaattatatttttcaattgCCATGTCTTCGGAAAGTTCCTCACCTGACCTTGCAATTTGCTACACTTGACCAAATCATGATTAACGTGTGAAGGAAGACAAACAGTTTtctttacatatttttttatgatccATTGTTTCAACGCTATGTACTACTAATTCCCACTCCTTCACCAAAATTGTTAACTTTAGTTCCATCTATATTTCAAATATCTTGATGGTATTTTAAAATCCAGTTCCATATATTACAAATCAATCTTCGCAAATTCACGCGCGAGTCCAAAATAAACATCGACAAaagatgatatattgatatgttGCTCACTCATCGTACTCATCAATGAGATAACGACATTCATATATTATGTATATAGATTTTGATTGTGGATTGATTATCTTGTATTAAAACATGCTGACATGGAgtaacataatttcaaatgtAAGCATAGAATGAACCTATTTTTCGACATTAAAAAACTTGAGAGTACGTAGTAGAATGAATCGCCAATATCAGGCATCTGCGAGAACATGCACGCACTGTTTGCAAATCAACTACGTGTAGCAATTTCTTCTCAAATTACATTGAGAGTGTGTTGAACAATCTGTTCAATTCTCCGCGTGGCGAAACACGCAAGAGAAATGGCCCAGATTATACCATAATCGTTAGTTAATAGACAGCtttttctttattattattattatttaattaggaTCTACTtggtaaatttaatttatatatacagTGGAAGGAAGATATAATATAAACGGTGGTATGTTGTGTGCCAAGTTTGAATTAGTATAATATAAAAGGAGTTGTAACCCATTAACCCATTATATCTCCTTTgttttcatttcatttcatcaTATAAACCTTCCAAAGTTGTAATTTTTTTCTTTGCCTTTAGAATTACACTCAACCACACATACCAGAAATCGATCTTGATCCAATTTCCAGATCACTCACTGCACGTACGGTCTTTTTCTGAATGATGGCTGTCAAGAAGAAGATGACATGGCAAGAATATTTCCCGAGTTGTTTCAAGCCGGAGAGCCCGAGGCCGGATAAGAAGAAACCGATCTCGAAGTCATCTTCATTTCATAGGATCTCATTAGCGGACTTGAGTGGATCCACCCTTTCGGAGGATCTCTCTACATCTTTGGCGGGCTCTAACATTCATGCGTTTACTTTACAAGAGCTGAGGGTGATCACACAGAACTTTTCATCGAGTAATTTTCTTGGTGAAGGCGGGTTCGGGCCGGTGCACAAGGGTTTCATCGATGACAAGCTGAGGCCCGGTTTGGAGGCTCAGCCCGTGGCGGTCAAGCTCCTGGATTTAGATGGCGCACAAGGCCATAGAGAGTGGCTGGTAAGATGCACGAAAGCGAAACCAAAtgcaatttaaatttgatgtaTTGTATTTTAGTTTATTTTTAGATAGCATTTGTATTTATTATGTATAAATGATTTATGTTATTTTTGGAATCTGATGCAAAGACGGAAGTGATATTTCTTGGTCAACTAAGACATCCACATCTGGTGAAGTTGATTGGTTATTGCTGTGAAGAAGAACACAGGCTGCTGGTATATGAATATTTGCCTCGTGGAAGCCTGGAAAACCAACTCTTTAGAAGTAAGTgcggttatatatatatatatatatatatatatatatatatatatatatatatatatatatatatatatatatatatatatatccttttgaaaatattgtattTCTAAATATTTTGTCAATAGATCGAAATTTTCAtgtaataaaattataaaatcaggtaaatttcttcaaaatttaaatcaagttttGTGTATTAATTAATGATCAGAGCTACTGGCGCAGATCACCAATCACGTACGCAAACATTTTTGTTCAAAAGCTTCACTCTCTGAACATGAATAATATTAAAGTGTGTATTAATTTTATCTGTACGCAGGATATGCAGTCACACTTCCATGGTCAGCAAGATTGAAAATTGCTCTTGGAGCCGCAAAAGGACTAGCTTTTCTCCATGAAGCCAAAAAGCCCATCATATACCGTGATTTTAAGGCTTCGAACATTTTGCTAGACTCGGTGAGTCGATTTTCTGCTTTATATACATTTCTATATTATAAATTTCTGTAAAAAAACAATATGATGCTCGTATATATGAATCTAACATTCCAAACTCTGTTCCAGGACTACACCGCAAAGCTCTCGGATTTCGGGCTTGCAACGGATGGTCCCGAAGGCGATAACTCGCACGTTTCCACCCGTGTTATGGGCACACAAGGTTATGCTGCACCCGAATACATCATGACTGGTAATTTACATTTTATGGCTTGTACACACGATCCAACAAAATTAAAGTATATACAGAAAATAAGTTGCTATGATGTTTTGTGTAGGTCATTTGACAGCAGCAAGTGATGTATACAGTTTTGGAGTGGCGTTGTTGGAGCTTCTCACGGGTCGAAAATCAGTAGATAAAAGCCGTCCTTCGAGAGAACAGAACCTCGCGGCCTGGGCAAGGCCGTTGCTCAAAAACCCTCGAAGACTAAGCCGCCTAATGGATCCGAGACTTGAAGGTCAGTACTCCGAAACCGGCACACAAAAGGCTGCGGCATTGGCTTACGAATGCTTGAGATATCGGCCTAAACTCAGGCCCACAATGAGTGAGGTGATCAAAGTTTTGGAGCCATTGACGAATCTTGATGACATTCAAGTGGGGACATTTGTTTTTGCAGTGTCAACGGACAGCTATTCACATAATTGTTCGAATGAGAGTGATTCGGAGGTGGAGAAGAAAAAGGAGAATGGCCAGTATCATCGTAGGCACAAACTGCATCAGGAACATAAGAAAAGGATCAGATCTCCTAAGTCTCCCCTTGTCTTCGCAGGAGGAGATCATTCAAATTAGTACATAATATTCTTTGATCACGTTGTATTTCCTTTCAAATTATCTCAGAATCTCATGGGATTCTGGAAAACAAACCGGGTGTCGtgaaattcaaatatatattcaaTCTGTATATAAAGACAGGGAGGAATAATTGCCTATAAATTCATTCGGCCACACACAATTTTTAGGCCGATCTAGTTTGAGCACACAGTTGCCTCTGGGGGTATAGGTCCGtgtggtaagggcatggagtgaaggatattttaattcatgttagtGAAGGATTGAGTCTCGACTCCCTTTTTAATGGAGATTTTCTACTGCCAATCTCTCATCTCGGTACCTGCTGTTGGTGCATAACTCTGATTTATCCTCCTTCACGTCGAGGGCTTGGGACGGCTATTGTGGGGCCCTCAGGGGTGGGGTTCAACCTTTTTTTAGTTTGAGCAcacagtttttgttttgataaaTCAAAAGAATTTGTATTCATTTGTTTATTTGCTTCCCAATTGAAATGAAGAGATCAAAGAAACAGAAAAGAGATTCCATCAAGATGTAATACACACACATATGTATCAATAATAGGGTTCATTTCATCCTACCTTGTGAGGCACTGTCCCCATGAGGTGATCAAAGCTCAGatttacacacacatacaccTACATGAAGTGAATCAAAGGCCTAAATTTAATCACCATGTAAAATCAATGGCTGAGATCCTGTGAGGACACTGCTCCCACAGGTAGCATCGACATTACCCAATAATAGATAGTATGTATTGTAACTTTGTTCTTGACTTGGTTGTTTGGGTTGTCGGAAAAGTGAACCATTTCGAATCCCTTGTTTTGGATGGTGGTAGTTTTGACTTAGTGAATTCACGCTGTCCAAGTTTGTGCCTAAAGGttattttgatattaaaaacCAAAATTTATTCCAAATCGATCGTGTGAATAAGtgtaaattatattataattaaaagtTTGCGTGCCCCACAGAGTTGGTGGATCGATTATTTGCATTTGTTAAACTTGGTCCTTCGAAAATTAAACGGCTTACCCTTAttagaaaaatattaattttaaaccCAACACCAAtccatatatatttaaattttaatgatCATGATTAAATTAAACACAAGTGGCTGAGGCTTTTGGGCACTTACAGCGACAGGAAACATAtgcattaattaaaaaaatatattcacATTTGGCTGATTAATTAACCATAAATAACTATTTTAAAgcgtgttttttttatttattaaaaaaaatacattttgggtatccaataaaatatttatttcaaataattatCATGAAGTTTGACAAAATCAACATAACATAATTAGTTATTTAAATCCAGTTCAAATTAAATTGGCCTCAATTAATAATATGTAAGCTTTCGTTGTAGCTCTAGTTTGACTCATCACGTTGCCTCCCCACAAAACGAATACTTCTTCTAAAACTTTGTATGATAATATATTACAGATTAAGCCTTAGGAAGGATTCTTGTAGACACAAAGATTTGACACTTGACCTTAATTCCCTCTCTTGGAAAACAACAAGAAGTTGTTAGATTAATTAGATTGGTACAAAAAATTAGGTCGACTCACGCGTATTTACAGATCGGATATTTCTCTTAAGTTATATTTGGATTGATGGATTTCAAATGTATTTTCGTATAGTTAGAGAAGAAATGTCATAAACTTCAAATTCACTCACGTCTGTTTATATAGTATTTCATGTTAATTatgataaatttcaaatttacatAATTATAGatacatttgaaattcattttgTTTTGTGTAACTAATGTAAAATAAGCAATATATGAATTTAATTAATCTATTTTTTCATTATTAATTAACAGTAAAACTATAACCGAAACCATGCATTTCATATCGATTGATCTAAATGCAACCTAATTTCTCGATTACCACGACATTGGAGATTtccacatatatatatttttttgtatttttaaatttaattagcGTCGATTTTAAAATAGATGTAAAAATTTATTTGATATGATATATCCTTCTCCACGACTGGATTTAGATTTCTTATCTATCAATATTTGCAAACGATCATTCTTAATTTTAACTGAGGATAGTAAGTAATGCATTATTCATGAGAACAATGGGAAACTGGATGGATTTTAATCAGACAAGCAAGCAAATATATTTatatgaaaatgatttgacgTCATTTCTTTTGATTTCCTGATTTAGACAGCATTATTGATGGACAAGTTTACATAAATTCCAAACATGATATAACAGGGAAAGATGGATCAGACATAACCAAAAAATAAATCCAATAATcacattattattttatttttctatcgaaatcatatttttttttaatcagaAAGTTGACATATGATTATAGAACTGATACATGTACACTACTCCTGCTTCAAATTGGAAGATGGTATTTTCCGTAAACTTTTTTGTGATGAACACTTTGAACCTAAGGCACTAGTGTAGATTTATAAAGCGACAGCAATGGCGTGAtttgtgatttttttattttattttagacATAAAAATGCTAACATATTGAAAACCCGGCCCGACATTAATTTTAGTATTAAATATCATTATAAAAAATGTATGACAAAATAGTCATGACTTTGATTCTTAAAGTGAATATTTACACAAAAATTGAAATAATATATAGTTTGAAGATCAGAATATTCTACACATCTCCACGATTTATTTGTTGGCCGAACTACAAACCAGGCCCATTGGTAATTTCTATCATGGCTAGGGTCATTCATATATTATATAGCTTTTATAAAagtgatttttttataaaaaaaaaacttaaaagttGTTTTACGAACAAATACGTTTTAGACaactattttataaaaataattttacatttaaaaaataatatattttaattttcatcgTTGCCTTcgttttttaaaaacatttaaaaaaaaaaaacaactctCAGTTACACttttaaaacattttttcaAAAACGTTTTACAAAAATTATAACGAAATTCTCTTAAAGTAATTTTAAACAAAAGtggaccgtctcacggatcttaatcagTGGGACGAGTCAATTCtatctatattcacaataaaagtaatactcttagcataaaaaaaatatttttttatggatgacccaaataagatatgatAATATGTGGACGCCACGGGTCAAACTCTTgatgaaatatataattttatgtaATTATGAATATGCAAGTTTcacttaatttaattttaaggggattttaaataattacgacacgtatatatataataataataatattaaagatATTTTTGGAGATTGGGAAAATGGGGGTAGGTGGATTGGGGACAGAATTTGAACATGTGGAGTGTTTGCTTTGCTAAGGTTGTATGT
This Primulina eburnea isolate SZY01 chromosome 2, ASM2296580v1, whole genome shotgun sequence DNA region includes the following protein-coding sequences:
- the LOC140816557 gene encoding serine/threonine-protein kinase RIPK-like, yielding MMAVKKKMTWQEYFPSCFKPESPRPDKKKPISKSSSFHRISLADLSGSTLSEDLSTSLAGSNIHAFTLQELRVITQNFSSSNFLGEGGFGPVHKGFIDDKLRPGLEAQPVAVKLLDLDGAQGHREWLTEVIFLGQLRHPHLVKLIGYCCEEEHRLLVYEYLPRGSLENQLFRRYAVTLPWSARLKIALGAAKGLAFLHEAKKPIIYRDFKASNILLDSDYTAKLSDFGLATDGPEGDNSHVSTRVMGTQGYAAPEYIMTGHLTAASDVYSFGVALLELLTGRKSVDKSRPSREQNLAAWARPLLKNPRRLSRLMDPRLEGQYSETGTQKAAALAYECLRYRPKLRPTMSEVIKVLEPLTNLDDIQVGTFVFAVSTDSYSHNCSNESDSEVEKKKENGQYHRRHKLHQEHKKRIRSPKSPLVFAGGDHSN